A stretch of the Nicotiana tabacum cultivar K326 chromosome 6, ASM71507v2, whole genome shotgun sequence genome encodes the following:
- the LOC107760771 gene encoding protein transport protein SEC13 homolog B-like, producing the protein MPSQKIESGHTDTVHDVAMDYYGKRLATASSDCTIKITGVSSSSSQQLATLSGHQGPVWQVAWAHPKFGSILASCSSDGKVIIWKEGAQNEWSLAHVFDDHKASVNTIAWAPHELGLCLACGSSDGNISVFTARSDGGWETSRIDQAHPVGVTSVSWAPSAAPGSLVGSDMLNPVQKLASGGCDNTVKVWKLFNGTWKMDCFPALQMHTDWVRDVAWAPNLGLPKSTITSASEDGRVIIWTMGKEGDQWEGKVLKDFGAPVWRVSWSLTGNILAVADGNNNVTLWNEAVDGEWQPVTTVDA; encoded by the coding sequence ATGCCTTCACAGAAGATTGAAAGTGGGCATACTGACACGGTGCATGACGTAGCAATGGATTACTATGGTAAGCGTCTGGCAACAGCTTCTTCAGACTGCACCATTAAGATAACAGGGGTTAGCAGCTCCTCCTCGCAGCAACTGGCTACTTTGAGTGGTCACCAAGGACCAGTGTGGCAAGTAGCTTGGGCTCACCCTAAGTTTGGGTCAATCCTTGCTTCCTGTTCTTCTGATGGGAAGGTAATTATTTGGAAGGAAGGTGCGCAAAATGAGTGGAGCTTAGCACATGTTTTTGATGACCATAAAGCTTCAGTCAATACCATAGCTTGGGCTCCTCATGAGTTGGGCCTTTGTTTGGCTTGTGGATCTTCTGATGGGAACATTTCGGTTTTCACTGCAAGATCAGATGGTGGTTGGGAGACATCACGGATCGATCAGGCTCATCCAGTTGGCGTTACATCTGTTTCGTGGGCGCCTTCAGCAGCTCCAGGCTCTCTTGTAGGCTCTGATATGCTTAATCCTGTTCAGAAGCTTGCTTCTGGTGGCTGTGACAATACGGTTAAAGTGTGGAAACTGTTTAACGGAACTTGGAAAATGGATTGCTTCCCGGCTCTTCAAATGCACACTGATTGGGTCAGGGACGTCGCTTGGGCCCCTAACTTGGGACTGCCAAAGTCAACTATCACGAGTGCTTCGGAAGATGGAAGAGTAATTATATGGACCATGGGTAAGGAAGGCGATCAATGGGAGGGTAAAGTGTTGAAGGATTTTGGTGCCCCTGTGTGGAGAGTATCGTGGTCGCTAACAGGAAACATACTGGCTGTGGCAGATGGGAATAACAATGTGACATTATGGAACGAAGCAGTAGATGGTGAATGGCAACCAGTGACGACAGTAGATGCATAA
- the LOC107760764 gene encoding GATA transcription factor 9: MEASDFFVSGYFSNAGDQQNPNNNNFTVDDLLDFSKEDEVMTDAFFDSITANSADSSTVTVVDSCNSSVSGENGHFNGNLSCRSFTDAPFPSSELCVPYDDLAELEWLSNFVEESFSSDDVQNLQLIPVTNINSAANNTTDSSSSATTISAGTNSPPAFPADTSVPGKARSKRPRAAPCDWSSRLQLLLSPTTSSSESNNSAANNNTSATAKATKAPSKKRESIETPGRKCLHCASEKTPQWRTGPMGPKTLCNACGVRYKSGRLVPEYRPAASPTFVSAKHSNSHRKVLELRRQKEFQRHPAHHHQHQLISQTSIFGVSNGGDDFLLHHHQNCGPNFRHLI; this comes from the exons ATGGAAGCATCGGATTTCTTCGTCAGCGGCTATTTCTCAAATGCCGGAGACCAACAGAATCCgaataataataattttactGTCGATGATTTGTTGGATTTCTCTAAGGAAGATGAAGTCATGACCGACGCTTTTTTTGACAGTATTACCGCTAATTCTGCTGATTCCTCCACTGTTACCGTCGTCGACAGCTGTAATTCCTCTGTTTCCGGTGAAAATGGCCATTTCAATGGTAACCTAAGCTGCCGCAGCTTCACCGACGCTCCGTTCCCTAGCAGCGAACTCTGCGTTCCG TATGATGACTTGGCTGAGCTTGAATGGCTGTCGAATTTTGTGGAGGAATCATTCTCAAGTGACGATGTTCAAAACCTTCAGCTCATCCCTGTAACAAACATTAATTCCGCCGCCAACAACACCACCGACAGTTCCTCCTCCGCCACCACAATTTCCGCCGGAACTAACTCACCACCGGCTTTTCCCGCCGACACTTCTGTTCCTGGCAAAGCTCGCAGCAAGCGCCCACGCGCCGCTCCATGCGACTGGTCCTCGCGCCTCCAGCTGCTCCTCTCCCCTACCACGTCATCATCTGAGAGCAACAACTCCGCTGCCAATAACAACACTTCAGCCACGGCTAAAGCAACCAAAGCACCGTCGAAGAAGCGAGAGAGCATCGAAACGCCGGGACGCAAATGCCTGCACTGTGCTTCTGAAAAAACACCGCAGTGGCGCACAGGACCTATGGGACCAAAGACACTGTGCAATGCATGTGGAGTCAGGTACAAGTCCGGCAGATTAGTGCCGGAGTATCGGCCGGCGGCGAGCCCGACGTTTGTGTCGGCGAAGCATTCCAATTCTCATCGGAAGGTTCTGGAACTTCGGAGGCAAAAGGAGTTCCAGAGACACCCAgcacatcatcatcaacatcagtTGATTAGTCAAACCTCAATTTTCGGTGTATCAAACGGTGGTGATGATTTCTTGCTTCATCATCATCAAAACTGTGGTCCTAATTTCAGGCACCTCATCTAG